Proteins found in one Mesorhizobium sp. CAU 1732 genomic segment:
- a CDS encoding SDR family oxidoreductase, with protein MSWLGLQGRTAVVTGAGGGIGQAICAALATEGVRVILLDRDTDRAEEQAARLGGGALALRCDLAKPDEVTEAAAQVDAEGGADILVNSAAILRPGTLDTLSEADWSAMLAVNLTGYLTASQAFGRGMLARGRGALVHIASISGSQPQPASGAYSASKAATLMLSRQLAFEWGPRGVRSNCVSPGLVMTPMSAGFYADPEVRAKREAMVPLRRIATPDDMADVALYLASDRAAYVTGQDIVVDGGLSQGLMGLVPRPGYA; from the coding sequence ATGAGCTGGCTTGGACTGCAAGGCCGGACCGCCGTCGTTACCGGAGCCGGCGGCGGCATAGGGCAGGCGATCTGCGCGGCCCTGGCTACCGAAGGGGTTCGGGTGATCCTGCTCGACCGCGACACGGACCGCGCCGAAGAACAGGCCGCCAGGCTGGGCGGCGGCGCGCTGGCGCTGCGGTGCGATCTGGCGAAACCCGACGAGGTGACGGAAGCCGCGGCGCAGGTCGATGCCGAGGGCGGGGCCGACATCCTCGTGAACTCCGCTGCAATCCTGCGACCCGGGACGCTGGACACTCTCTCCGAAGCGGACTGGTCGGCCATGCTTGCGGTGAACCTGACGGGCTATCTGACGGCCTCGCAGGCGTTTGGCCGCGGCATGCTGGCGCGCGGTCGGGGCGCGCTGGTGCATATCGCCTCTATATCCGGCTCGCAGCCGCAACCTGCCAGCGGCGCCTATTCCGCATCGAAAGCGGCGACGCTCATGTTGTCGCGGCAGCTCGCCTTCGAATGGGGTCCGCGTGGCGTGCGGTCGAACTGCGTCAGTCCCGGTCTGGTGATGACCCCGATGTCCGCCGGTTTCTATGCCGATCCCGAGGTGCGGGCGAAGCGCGAAGCGATGGTGCCGCTGCGCCGCATCGCGACGCCGGACGACATGGCGGATGTCGCGCTTTATCTGGCGTCGGATCGCGCGGCCTATGTGACGGGGCAGGACATCGTGGTGGATGGCGGGCTCTCGCAAGGGCTGATGGGGCTGGTGCCGAGGCCCGGCTATGCGTGA
- a CDS encoding SDR family oxidoreductase, with the protein MRDALVTGGADGIGLAIATALAGAGYRVTIADLDGDKAIARASELGDAHRGIACDVTDEAMVIAAAASAPFDVLVNNAGIGDSHLPTLEQELGAFRRVLDVHLAGTFTMSREVGRGMVARGRGAIVNLSSIAGLTGLPKRNAYGAAKAGIVAMTRSMACEWAGRGVRVNAVAPAFVETALVRQLADAGRIDLPTLRRRTPIGRLIAAEEVASAVAFLASDAATGITGAVLPVDGGWTAFGDFGDASG; encoded by the coding sequence ATGCGTGACGCGCTGGTTACGGGCGGCGCGGACGGCATCGGCCTCGCCATCGCCACGGCGCTTGCCGGCGCGGGGTATCGGGTGACGATCGCCGATCTCGATGGCGACAAGGCCATCGCGCGGGCGTCGGAGCTGGGCGACGCGCATCGCGGCATCGCCTGCGACGTGACCGACGAGGCGATGGTCATCGCCGCTGCCGCATCGGCCCCGTTCGACGTTCTGGTCAACAATGCCGGTATCGGCGACAGCCATTTGCCGACGCTGGAGCAGGAGCTCGGCGCGTTCCGCCGCGTTCTGGACGTCCACCTCGCGGGCACGTTCACGATGTCGCGGGAGGTGGGGCGGGGCATGGTCGCGCGCGGACGCGGGGCCATCGTCAACCTGTCCTCCATCGCGGGGCTGACGGGCCTGCCCAAGCGCAACGCCTACGGCGCGGCCAAGGCCGGCATCGTGGCGATGACCCGCTCCATGGCGTGCGAATGGGCCGGGCGGGGCGTGCGGGTGAATGCCGTCGCGCCGGCTTTCGTGGAAACGGCGCTGGTCAGGCAACTCGCCGATGCCGGACGGATCGACCTGCCGACGCTGCGCCGCCGCACGCCGATCGGGCGGTTGATCGCTGCCGAAGAAGTGGCGTCAGCGGTTGCCTTCCTGGCGTCGGACGCCGCGACCGGCATCACCGGCGCGGTGCTGCCCGTCGATGGCGGCTGGACTGCGTTCGGCGATTTCGGGGATGCGTCGGGCTAG
- a CDS encoding DUF1801 domain-containing protein — protein MPGASRKPANSTKKANTPGEVVLLSGGNPQIPKGYGDEPVQAYIAAMPGWKSDVGRRIDAVIERTLPGVRKAVKWNSPFYGAGDADHGWFLSLHCFTKYIKVAFFQGASLDPVPPGASKQKDVRYLDIHEGELDEAQFAAWVEQASKLPGEKM, from the coding sequence ATGCCCGGAGCGTCACGGAAACCGGCGAATTCCACGAAGAAGGCCAATACGCCCGGCGAGGTCGTGCTTCTCTCGGGCGGCAATCCGCAAATTCCCAAAGGGTATGGCGATGAGCCGGTGCAGGCCTACATCGCCGCCATGCCGGGCTGGAAGAGCGACGTCGGGCGCCGCATCGATGCGGTCATCGAACGGACGCTTCCCGGCGTACGCAAGGCGGTGAAGTGGAATTCGCCCTTTTATGGTGCAGGCGATGCGGACCATGGCTGGTTCCTCAGCCTTCACTGCTTCACCAAGTACATCAAGGTCGCGTTCTTCCAGGGCGCGTCGCTGGATCCCGTGCCGCCGGGAGCATCCAAGCAGAAAGACGTTCGCTACCTCGACATCCATGAGGGCGAACTGGACGAGGCTCAGTTCGCCGCCTGGGTCGAGCAGGCCAGCAAGCTTCCCGGCGAGAAAATGTGA
- a CDS encoding SRPBCC domain-containing protein gives MTEMSTETLSVVVEREIAHPPEKIWRALTQPHLIEEWLMKNTFKPEMGHQFNLSAQWGFVDCEIRTVEPNKTLAYSWNTKDLESVVTWTLTPTGTGTVLRMEQTGFRPDQQPYYRGATAGWKNFLTNLEEVVTRMD, from the coding sequence ATGACTGAAATGTCGACCGAAACGCTCTCTGTCGTGGTCGAGCGCGAGATCGCTCATCCGCCGGAAAAGATATGGCGTGCGCTCACGCAACCGCATCTGATCGAGGAGTGGCTGATGAAGAACACCTTCAAGCCGGAAATGGGACACCAGTTCAATCTCAGCGCGCAATGGGGTTTCGTCGACTGTGAAATCCGCACCGTGGAGCCGAACAAGACGCTCGCCTATAGCTGGAACACCAAGGATCTCGAAAGCGTCGTCACCTGGACGCTCACTCCGACCGGAACGGGGACTGTTCTGCGTATGGAGCAGACGGGTTTCAGGCCGGATCAACAGCCTTATTACCGTGGCGCAACAGCGGGTTGGAAGAATTTCCTTACCAATCTGGAAGAGGTCGTCACGCGGATGGACTGA
- a CDS encoding metalloregulator ArsR/SmtB family transcription factor, producing the protein MLHAHDMLFKTLADPTRRAIFERLCRTGEQTVGALTAEAGISQPAVSKHLGVLKQAGLVRDRPQGRQTHYSAQIGALAPLVDWTNQMSGFWQNRFDDLEDLLNRMDQ; encoded by the coding sequence ATGCTTCATGCTCACGATATGCTTTTCAAAACGCTCGCCGATCCGACGCGGCGGGCCATTTTCGAGCGGCTGTGCCGCACCGGAGAGCAGACGGTCGGCGCTTTGACGGCTGAAGCCGGCATTTCGCAACCGGCCGTCTCCAAGCACCTCGGCGTCCTGAAGCAGGCCGGGCTGGTGCGTGATCGCCCGCAAGGCCGCCAGACGCATTACAGCGCGCAGATCGGCGCGCTGGCTCCGCTGGTCGACTGGACGAACCAGATGTCGGGGTTTTGGCAAAACCGTTTCGACGACCTCGAAGACCTGCTGAACAGGATGGATCAATGA
- a CDS encoding ABC transporter ATP-binding protein, whose amino-acid sequence MLELKNITGGYGRITILNGTSFEIPKASITTMIGPNGAGKSTVFKAVFGLLNIHSGQIVLEGEDVTHKSPAQMIARGVTYVPQGRNVVPQLSVFHNLELGGITSRDQAKVRRRIDEVMDQFPMLRERKDQKAVELSGGQQKQLEIARALLLDPKLMLIDEPSIGLSPNLVQEVFQTLIRLRDQGVTILMVEQNAKAALAMSDFGLVLELGQMRMHDRADKLLADPRVGQLFLGGHIEDAA is encoded by the coding sequence ATGCTGGAACTCAAGAACATCACAGGCGGTTACGGCCGTATCACCATTCTGAACGGCACCAGCTTCGAAATCCCCAAGGCCTCGATCACGACGATGATCGGGCCGAACGGCGCCGGCAAATCGACGGTGTTCAAGGCGGTCTTCGGCCTCCTGAACATCCATTCCGGGCAAATCGTGCTGGAGGGCGAAGACGTCACGCACAAAAGCCCGGCCCAGATGATCGCGCGCGGCGTCACCTATGTGCCGCAGGGCCGCAACGTCGTGCCGCAGCTTTCCGTGTTCCACAATCTCGAACTGGGCGGCATCACGTCGAGGGATCAGGCCAAGGTGCGGCGGCGCATCGACGAGGTCATGGACCAGTTCCCGATGCTGCGCGAACGCAAGGACCAGAAGGCCGTCGAGCTTTCGGGCGGCCAGCAGAAGCAGCTCGAAATCGCGCGCGCGCTGCTGCTCGATCCCAAGCTGATGCTGATCGACGAGCCCTCCATCGGCCTGTCGCCGAACCTCGTCCAGGAGGTGTTCCAGACGCTGATCCGCCTGCGCGACCAGGGCGTCACGATCCTGATGGTGGAGCAGAACGCCAAGGCGGCTCTCGCCATGTCCGATTTCGGGCTGGTGCTGGAACTGGGCCAGATGCGGATGCATGATCGCGCCGACAAGCTGCTCGCGGACCCCCGCGTCGGCCAGTTGTTCCTCGGCGGCCACATCGAAGACGCCGCCTGA
- a CDS encoding ABC transporter ATP-binding protein has translation MTETILSVRNMSRQFGGIRAVNNVSFDVKKGEILGLIGPNGSGKSTLFNCILGQLKPTEGHCEINGKPTDGVRPADLSLMGVGRTFQQLSVFPKMTVLDNVLIAGQEHEGSMLSRLFGKSDAGLTGKAEQLIEFFRLTPYRDTEAGSLSYGQQKLVDAAMAFMAGPGIVLLDEPAGGVNLTMLTHLKDRLMTYNREHGTTFVVIEHNMEFVMSLCTRIIVLAQGELIAEGTPEEIRSNQMVIDAYLGG, from the coding sequence GTGACGGAGACCATTCTTTCCGTACGCAACATGTCGCGGCAGTTCGGCGGCATCCGCGCCGTGAACAATGTCAGCTTCGACGTGAAGAAAGGCGAAATCCTCGGCCTCATCGGGCCGAACGGATCGGGCAAGTCGACGCTCTTCAACTGCATCCTCGGCCAGCTCAAGCCGACCGAGGGCCACTGCGAGATCAACGGCAAGCCGACGGACGGCGTTCGCCCGGCCGACCTGTCGCTGATGGGCGTCGGCCGTACCTTCCAGCAGCTCTCCGTCTTTCCGAAGATGACCGTGCTCGACAACGTCCTCATCGCCGGACAGGAGCACGAGGGCTCGATGCTCTCGCGCCTGTTCGGAAAGTCGGACGCCGGGCTGACCGGCAAGGCGGAACAGTTGATCGAGTTCTTCCGCCTGACGCCCTACCGCGACACGGAGGCGGGTTCGCTCTCCTACGGCCAGCAGAAGCTGGTCGATGCGGCGATGGCGTTCATGGCGGGTCCCGGCATCGTGCTGCTGGACGAGCCGGCCGGCGGCGTCAACCTGACCATGCTCACGCATCTGAAGGACCGGCTGATGACCTACAACCGTGAACACGGAACGACGTTCGTGGTCATCGAGCACAATATGGAGTTCGTGATGTCGCTGTGCACGCGTATCATCGTGCTGGCGCAAGGCGAGTTGATTGCCGAAGGGACGCCGGAGGAGATCCGGTCGAACCAGATGGTCATCGACGCCTATCTGGGAGGCTGA
- a CDS encoding branched-chain amino acid ABC transporter permease translates to MNLFKLLLLAIGFVALILAPIGQGNYIIYTLSSWLLFSIAAMGLNLTVGYAGQVSLAQAAFMGIGAYITALLTLAGIHWVFAALLSISSCFAIGLLLGYPALRVQHHFLAFVTLAFNTLVFLVLRNEEWLTGGSFGLVGMPRPTFFGISTGKNLEFYYFTLVCFLLAAGVMWWILRSPWGRAFKALRENPIRAESLGLKIRRQTLLAFAIGSAFGGFAGAMQTPLVQFIEPHSFALLLSLKLLLMVVVGGSGYFFGPMLGAAVVIVLPEMLRFTEGYYLIIYALLVIILMVFSPGGLIGLGYKLYDKMKPKQEARRDIQQGAQL, encoded by the coding sequence ATGAACCTCTTCAAGCTCCTGTTGCTGGCCATCGGCTTCGTCGCGCTGATCCTCGCGCCGATCGGACAGGGCAACTACATCATCTACACGCTGAGCTCGTGGCTCCTGTTCTCCATCGCGGCGATGGGCCTGAACCTGACCGTGGGCTATGCCGGCCAGGTGTCGTTGGCGCAGGCCGCCTTCATGGGCATCGGCGCCTACATCACCGCTCTGCTGACGCTGGCGGGTATCCACTGGGTCTTCGCGGCGCTCCTGTCGATTTCGAGCTGCTTCGCGATCGGCCTGCTGCTCGGCTATCCGGCGCTGCGCGTGCAGCACCACTTCCTCGCCTTCGTGACACTGGCGTTTAACACGCTGGTCTTCCTCGTGCTGCGAAACGAGGAGTGGTTGACCGGCGGCTCGTTCGGCCTCGTCGGAATGCCGCGGCCTACATTCTTCGGCATCTCAACCGGCAAGAACCTCGAATTCTACTATTTCACGCTGGTCTGCTTCCTGCTCGCGGCGGGCGTCATGTGGTGGATATTGCGGTCGCCCTGGGGCCGCGCCTTCAAGGCACTGCGCGAGAATCCGATCCGCGCCGAAAGCCTCGGCCTGAAAATCCGCCGCCAGACGCTGCTGGCCTTCGCCATCGGCTCGGCCTTCGGCGGCTTCGCGGGAGCGATGCAGACACCGCTCGTGCAGTTCATCGAACCGCACAGCTTCGCGTTGCTCCTGTCCCTGAAACTGCTCCTGATGGTGGTGGTCGGCGGCTCGGGCTACTTCTTCGGCCCGATGCTCGGCGCGGCGGTCGTGATCGTGCTGCCCGAGATGCTGCGCTTCACCGAGGGGTACTATCTCATCATCTACGCGCTCCTGGTCATCATTCTGATGGTCTTCTCGCCCGGCGGTCTGATCGGGCTCGGCTACAAGCTCTACGACAAGATGAAGCCGAAGCAGGAAGCGCGCCGCGACATCCAGCAAGGAGCTCAACTGTGA
- a CDS encoding branched-chain amino acid ABC transporter permease, with translation MAELIQLIFSGLAAGSIYALAAVGFTLLWQASQTINFAQGEFVMLPAFFVLVGMTVLGLPMWPSILLALIVSLLILGLMFKKLIVEPMLPHGTLPLVIATIALGILMKESVKEFYGATAQPFPAIFPQTVYNIAGASVSLQDIGNLVVSMLAIGGLQLFLNRTRTGRCMQATAQNPNVAEILGVNVKRMVMYTFLINAALATVASVLISPIYLAKFSNGETLGLVAFIAAIVGGFNQIRGALVGGLLIGVIDNLSAVYISAQYRSAMPLILLIIIILVRPQGLLGKSEGRTV, from the coding sequence ATGGCCGAGCTTATCCAGCTTATCTTTTCCGGCCTAGCCGCCGGCTCGATCTACGCCCTCGCCGCGGTCGGCTTCACGCTGCTCTGGCAGGCGTCCCAGACGATCAATTTCGCGCAGGGCGAGTTCGTCATGCTGCCGGCGTTCTTCGTCCTCGTCGGCATGACCGTGCTCGGCCTCCCGATGTGGCCGTCGATCCTCCTCGCGCTCATCGTGTCGCTCCTCATTCTCGGCCTGATGTTCAAGAAGCTGATCGTCGAGCCGATGCTGCCGCACGGCACGTTGCCGCTGGTCATCGCCACGATCGCCCTCGGCATCCTGATGAAGGAGAGCGTGAAGGAGTTTTACGGCGCGACCGCCCAGCCCTTCCCCGCGATCTTCCCGCAAACGGTCTACAACATCGCCGGCGCCAGCGTCTCGCTGCAGGACATCGGCAACCTCGTCGTCTCGATGCTCGCCATCGGCGGCCTCCAGCTCTTCCTGAACCGCACCCGCACCGGCCGCTGCATGCAGGCGACGGCGCAGAACCCCAACGTGGCGGAAATCCTCGGCGTGAACGTGAAGCGGATGGTGATGTACACCTTCCTGATCAACGCGGCGCTGGCGACGGTCGCCTCCGTGCTGATCTCGCCGATCTATCTCGCGAAGTTCTCCAACGGCGAGACGCTCGGCCTCGTGGCCTTCATCGCGGCCATCGTGGGCGGCTTCAACCAGATCCGCGGCGCCCTCGTGGGCGGGCTTCTGATCGGTGTGATCGACAATCTGTCGGCCGTCTACATCTCGGCGCAATATCGCTCCGCCATGCCCCTCATCCTGCTCATCATCATCATTCTGGTGCGGCCGCAGGGCCTGCTCGGAAAGTCGGAGGGCCGAACGGTATGA
- a CDS encoding ABC transporter substrate-binding protein: protein MLRKLLGTAAIAFTLSAMPALADLKVGAIIELSGPGAAAGTNFRDGVKMGFEEINADGGVLGEQVQLLEYDSQTDPQVSRAMVQKAIDDGIYFIAGTVFSSSTVVNMLVAQQAGIPQLTGSEAPSITNMGNPYIFRTAFGSQKGVPKMTKYMVEDMGVKKVAVVWANTEFGKGGYSAFQNEVKNYELEVVADLPTEQAQTDFSADVLRLKNSGADAAFIYLTEEESARFLREAQKQSVNIPLVGETTLIGHKVIELAGDAANGAMGHVGLTPDANIPEMTEMVERFKTQFKYTPDHNAIKGYIAAWVIKYVTEKVGSADSEAIAEAMHGLTLTAADHPGILMDVSWDETGEMARESFFVEVENGKQVVKSILPPN, encoded by the coding sequence ATGCTTCGGAAACTATTGGGCACGGCGGCGATCGCCTTCACCCTGTCGGCAATGCCCGCGCTTGCAGACCTGAAGGTCGGCGCGATCATCGAGCTTTCGGGACCTGGCGCGGCTGCCGGCACCAACTTCCGCGATGGCGTGAAGATGGGCTTCGAGGAAATCAACGCCGATGGCGGCGTCCTGGGCGAACAGGTCCAGCTTCTGGAATATGACAGCCAGACCGATCCCCAGGTCAGCCGCGCGATGGTCCAGAAGGCCATCGACGACGGCATCTACTTCATCGCCGGCACCGTCTTCTCGTCCTCGACCGTCGTGAACATGCTGGTCGCCCAGCAGGCAGGTATCCCGCAGCTCACCGGCTCGGAAGCCCCCTCGATCACAAACATGGGCAACCCCTACATCTTCCGCACCGCCTTCGGTTCGCAGAAGGGCGTTCCCAAGATGACCAAGTACATGGTCGAAGACATGGGCGTGAAGAAAGTCGCGGTCGTGTGGGCCAACACAGAGTTCGGCAAGGGCGGCTACAGCGCCTTCCAGAACGAAGTGAAGAACTACGAGCTCGAGGTCGTCGCGGACCTGCCGACCGAGCAGGCCCAGACCGATTTCTCGGCCGACGTGCTTCGCCTGAAGAACAGCGGCGCGGACGCCGCCTTCATCTACCTCACCGAAGAGGAAAGCGCGCGCTTTCTGCGTGAAGCCCAGAAGCAGAGCGTGAACATTCCGCTGGTGGGCGAAACCACGCTGATCGGCCACAAGGTGATCGAACTCGCGGGCGATGCGGCAAACGGCGCCATGGGCCATGTCGGCCTCACGCCCGACGCGAACATTCCCGAAATGACCGAGATGGTCGAGCGCTTCAAGACGCAGTTCAAGTACACGCCCGACCACAACGCCATCAAGGGCTACATCGCGGCCTGGGTGATCAAGTACGTCACCGAGAAGGTCGGCAGCGCGGACAGCGAAGCGATCGCCGAAGCCATGCACGGCCTGACCCTGACCGCCGCGGACCATCCCGGCATCCTGATGGATGTGAGCTGGGACGAGACCGGCGAGATGGCTCGCGAGAGCTTCTTCGTCGAGGTCGAAAACGGCAAGCAGGTCGTCAAGTCGATCCTGCCGCCGAACTGA
- a CDS encoding shikimate dehydrogenase, whose product MTAPLKIDGETKIFPIIGHPIGQVKSPNSLSQIMADRGYNGMVVPLHILPEDLAGWLAQAHAMQNCDGIVITVPHKARCLEFCAHVTARGRAAGAVNIMIRSGDGWLGDATDGQGYLDGIAAEGFDIAGKSALLVGTGGAGSAIAYEMLARGASELALHDIDTARRDALIERLSIAFPGRVRSGSTDPRGFALVANATPLGMRDGDPLPVDTALLTAEQFVADVVTRPAIPKLIEAARAAGCATMPGSGMFNGQAVLLAELLMGERAVET is encoded by the coding sequence ATGACAGCACCGCTGAAGATCGACGGAGAGACGAAGATCTTTCCGATCATCGGGCATCCGATCGGGCAGGTGAAGTCGCCGAACTCGCTGAGCCAGATCATGGCCGATCGCGGCTACAACGGAATGGTCGTGCCGCTGCATATCCTGCCCGAAGACCTTGCCGGATGGCTGGCGCAGGCACATGCGATGCAGAACTGCGACGGCATCGTGATCACGGTGCCGCACAAGGCGCGCTGCCTGGAGTTCTGCGCCCATGTCACGGCGCGCGGACGCGCGGCCGGCGCGGTCAACATCATGATCCGAAGCGGTGACGGCTGGCTGGGAGACGCCACAGACGGCCAGGGCTATCTGGACGGGATCGCCGCCGAGGGTTTCGACATTGCCGGCAAGTCCGCCTTGCTGGTCGGCACCGGCGGCGCGGGATCAGCCATCGCCTACGAGATGCTTGCCCGTGGCGCATCCGAACTGGCATTGCACGACATCGACACCGCGCGTCGCGATGCGCTGATCGAGCGGTTGAGCATCGCGTTCCCCGGTCGCGTCCGTTCCGGCAGCACGGACCCGCGCGGCTTCGCCCTCGTCGCGAACGCAACTCCGCTCGGCATGCGCGACGGTGACCCGTTGCCTGTCGACACCGCCCTGCTGACGGCGGAACAGTTCGTGGCCGACGTCGTCACCCGGCCGGCTATACCGAAATTGATCGAAGCGGCCCGCGCGGCCGGCTGCGCGACGATGCCCGGATCGGGCATGTTCAACGGGCAGGCGGTGTTGCTGGCAGAGCTGCTGATGGGAGAAAGAGCGGTCGAGACCTGA
- a CDS encoding NAD(P)-dependent oxidoreductase yields MSRVLVTGGTGFIGQPTIAALIAAGHTVRVLDLKPRQGVLPAEVEILSGDVTDTAAVASASDGCDGIVHLAGLMTVDCARDPLLAARVNVIGSLNVFEAAKARRLPVAWLSTAGVFGPDDAINPRPMTIYGTTKLAVEGAARVYARDHGVPSLGLRPYIVYGPGISSGIAAGPSIAIAASLNREPATIRFSGRVGFVHVGDVARLLAAAIDTPPSGAEVLTMAGDTQEMTAFTTELARQTGWTDIGIDGPPLRIPADLSSSPVPAGLGDHPVTRLAEGIAQSLASLGSGQHAK; encoded by the coding sequence ATGAGCAGGGTCCTCGTCACCGGCGGAACGGGTTTCATCGGCCAGCCCACCATCGCGGCGCTGATCGCCGCCGGCCACACCGTTCGCGTGCTGGACCTGAAGCCGAGGCAGGGCGTCCTGCCGGCCGAGGTCGAAATCCTCTCCGGCGACGTCACCGACACGGCGGCCGTGGCGAGCGCGAGCGACGGCTGCGACGGCATCGTGCATCTGGCCGGGCTGATGACGGTCGACTGCGCGCGCGATCCGCTGCTTGCAGCGCGGGTGAATGTCATCGGCAGCCTCAACGTGTTCGAGGCGGCGAAAGCCCGACGCCTGCCGGTCGCCTGGCTCAGCACGGCGGGCGTGTTCGGTCCCGATGACGCGATCAATCCCCGCCCGATGACGATCTACGGCACCACGAAGCTGGCGGTCGAAGGCGCGGCCCGCGTCTATGCGAGGGACCACGGCGTGCCCAGTCTCGGGCTGAGGCCATACATCGTCTACGGCCCCGGCATCAGTTCGGGCATTGCAGCCGGACCGTCGATCGCGATTGCCGCCTCGCTGAACCGTGAGCCCGCCACGATCCGTTTCTCGGGCCGGGTCGGCTTCGTCCATGTCGGCGACGTCGCCCGCCTGCTTGCCGCGGCGATCGACACCCCGCCTTCCGGGGCAGAGGTGCTGACCATGGCCGGCGACACGCAGGAGATGACCGCCTTCACGACCGAACTGGCGCGCCAAACCGGTTGGACCGACATCGGCATCGACGGGCCGCCACTGCGCATTCCGGCCGACCTGTCGTCGAGCCCGGTGCCTGCCGGTCTCGGCGATCATCCGGTGACGAGGCTGGCCGAGGGAATCGCCCAGTCGCTTGCGTCGCTGGGGAGCGGCCAGCATGCAAAATAG